ttttccccagtattTTTGAGGCCTTATACCTTCATAAGTATACATGATGTCTGGCTGAAATCTCCAgggttaaaaacacatttaggctgttttaaaaaactgcaaCCAAATCAATTTCACGCGCACCCCAAGTGTCACAGTCTGTAATGGTTTCAGGCTTCCTTGGAGTATCTATTTTGGTTTCAAAACCTTGCCCTGCTGACGTTGGcattgatgtttaaaaaaaacaaaaaaaatgcgtTTCTACAGATGTGTAAGTTCAGATGAGTCAAAGAATTGCCAGTGGGTCAGGATTTCATCACTGACAGTGGGTTACAAACTGGCTTTGGCTTCAAGCCTTTTTAATATGAAAGGAATTTTCCAATTCCATCACGTGAGCTGCTGTCATGACTGACTTCTACAGTAAGTTGTCTTGCGGAACACATTTCTCATGAAAACTGTACCGGGATCTAAATCAATGTTGTTTTGAGTTGGATGTCAACTCTTTATTTTATTCCTATAGCACTGTAGATAAGGCTTGAGTCATCCttcatttctatatatttttcttccaaTGAGTCaggctttcttttaattttaaagtcaGTCAGATGCTTCCCATTTGGTAAGCATTCCCACTTCATGggaatggcttttttttttttacagcgttAAAATGATCTCAAGCACGCTGCCAATGCAGCAAAAATATATCTAGAAAGTGGTCAtagcaaatattgactttcaagcttgttagaatcaTACAAACTGTTTTGGTCTTCTATACTGTGTTTTCACAAATGTCTGCACATTTGCCACttttctagcaaaatataaagaaatgaaggctGGCTCAGCACTTTTGCACAGAACTGTATCTGGATTCACTTTATAGCGTTAGCTGAGCAGCACATGCACTTAATGCTGAGTTGGGAAAACTCTGCATTAATGGCACTGTGACTATCAAAACATCAGCAAAAGATCAAAGTTAGACGTGAGCCTTCAGTCAAATGTACCACCACCAGTGCTACTTCTCAGCCTCCTAGCACATGCACCTGTGTTATACATTTGACAATCCTAGGTGATGTTCAGAGAAACTTGACCTCCAACCTTGACCTTGAGGTCACGTTGTCATATTCACATACTTTGGTGTTCATGCCGTCGGCCTATCACAGCTGAGAGCTAACAAGGAGACGTCCCATGTGTTATAACTTGTTTAGAGCAGCCAACTATCAAggagttttcttatttattacattaaattaTGTAGTTTGTTAAACTACATTACTGGTCAAAGTTGGTTAGAGACAAAAAGTATAGGGAAAGCAACTTGGAGTTTAGTATCTTCTCCAAGGATAATTTTGCATGCAAACCAGAGCATCAAGGAATTGAACTGCCAACcttctacctcctgagctacaccTACACCATTGTGACAGTTGGAGGCCGTGTAAAAATGATTTGGCTGGTTTGAATATTTCCAGTATTTATAAAGATATCAGGGATGATCCATCTCTATGCCGTTCAGAAAAGTGACTCAGAAAACAAAGTATGAAGGTAAAGTTTGCATGGCTGTTGGATGTTAAAAGATCCAAGTGATCCAGAGAGATTGCTGAATTGTTCAGTAGATTTTGTCTATAGTTGATCAGTAGTTGTTGTTACCTGGCTGTGAGCAGGATCCTCTTGGCTTGGTCCAcagtgatgtcactgatgtaATCCTCGTGGTGTTTCAGGTCCATGATGGCAGTCCCCTTCCTCATATCCCACACCTTCAGAGAGGAAACAAACCACAGGAAGGTAAgcctgcattaaaaaaacaaactcgcTCAAAAGGTTCTGAAATTGTTCCAAAGACCAGAAGAAACAGGACGATTTCATCAATGTCATCAGTCAATACAGCAGAGCAGTGCTCTAGAATCTAGTGGTGGCGTGCTTAACATCACTGCAATGCTTTGTATTGTTGATGTAAGGCTTAGACACAGCTGCTCGATCATGAAAATTaattccatgaagctctctacaCACTCTTCTTGAGCTAATATGAAGGTCACGTGATGCTTGGAGGTCTGGAGTgactgactctgcagaaagcTGGCCACCTCTGCACACTATGTGCCTCAACATCTGCTGACCCCACTCTGTCATTTCACACAACCTAAcacttcatggctgagttgctgtcattCCTAATCACCTCCACTTTTGTTGAAATACCAcaaacagctgactgtggaatatttagtgtTGAGGAAATTTTACAACTGGACCTGCTGAACAGGTGGCATCTTATGACGGTACAACGCTGGAATTCACGGAGTTCCTGAgagcgacccattctttcacaaatgtttgtggaagcagtctgcatgcctcagtgcttgattttatacatctGTGGCCGTGGAAGTGAATCGAACACCTGAATTTAATGTTTTGGATGGGTGAATACATTTAGCAATACAGTGTTTTCtcctgaaaaaaaaactaaccacAACAAAGAGCGGGGActcctgggggaaaaaaagttccagcattttatttgtttccatCATGGCTGGCACAGCATATGAAACATCTGGACATCACTAACACATGATGCACCAGCATAAGCATAAATGGCAGACGTTGTTGCCATTGCTGGCTTATACTACAACTGTAACGTCTGCTTACAGGTTgtagtaaatggactggttcttatacagtgcttttctactctgagcacttaaagcactttacacaacttaccgcattcacccattcacacaagcacttttatGGTAATGTATAACAATGTGTTAGATAGataagtgctttctatccaGCATTCTCACACATTCATACTTTGATGAATGCAGAAAGCAATTCAAGGTTAATGCCAAGGATATGTGCAATGCAGACCGACGCAGACAGGGATTAAACCACCAACCATCCAATTAGTTGgcgacctgctctaccacctgagctacagccacctctaCTTAGGTAGACTCCCTGCAAAAGTCTAAATCGACTCCTGAGAGGCGCACGTAAACGAGGCCATATTTGACCTGTTTTGGCTTCCAGTAAgtttttgatttaatttgaaaatgtctgtttttaagtCACCAAATGCAGTAGCACCCTCTTTCTCAACTTATAACTAAGCATGCTGCAAACAGATCTTTAAGCTGACCTGATGCTTCTGGTTGTTCCAAGAACTCATGAGACAGAGGCTTTGCTTTAGTTGCTTCTAAACTTCGGAACAAGTCCGCCTCTTCAAATTTTGACCCCTGCAACACTCAACATCTTTAGTCCCCAATGTTTAAATTTTGAATTTTTGTGTATTAATGACTGAATCTGGCACAAAAACATCTCTTAAATCTCTTTCTGATAACTGGGTGTGTTCTTAAAACACAGATTCAAATTCGGATTAAAGATGGTCAGACCTTTAAGGTGCCTCCATCGTCTCCGGTCGCCACGACGTTCTCGTCTACAAGCAGCAAGCTGTTGATTGGAGCCCCGTGGGCCCCCCGGATCCGTGTTACCAGCTGCCCCCGCTCCACGTCCAGCTGGTGCACGGCCTTGTCCCGGGACACGCTGTACAGCTTCTCTCCGTCCGCCGTGAAGCGCACCTGGCGGCAGGACTTCAGGTGGTGCCCGGAGGACCACAGCTCCCGGTTCTCGCCCTCCGTGCACGAGTACGAGAAAGCGTACACGTCCCCGTCCACGTCCCCGCAGGCCAGCACGTCCCTGGTCGGGTGCAGAGCAACCGTGTTGGCGATCGCTTCCAGCCGGAGGTCCATGGGGGTATCTCGGATTCTCGGTCCTTGCGGCTCGCCCGCATCCTCGTCTTCGTCCTCATCAGGGTCCGGATCTGGCTCTGAGCCGGCCGGCTCAGAATCAGACGTTTCGGGGTCTTGGGTAGTTTCTGGAGCTTCTTTTTGTTCAGTTTCTGAACTTTCTGTCGCTACTTCAACGTGTTCTGTGGTAGCTGCCATGTTGTTttgcctttcttcttcttccacgTTGAATTAAAGAAGCGATGCAGGTGAAATCAGTCTCATACCGCCCCCAAGCTGTAGTCAAATAAACCACACATATGCAGAAGAACACTCGGCAGGTCAAGAGGTAAAAATAAACATGCTGAAGCTTACTCGCTTATATTGTGTGTTCTGAGGACAATATTTGTGCAAACTCTTTAATATAATAAAGAGTTTGCACAAATATTGTGTTCATTTTAAAAGAACTAAAttataacaaaaataataaacttaATGAAATCTAATTTAATTTGATAAACTGCCCtaaaaattgaataaaaataaatatgtaaataaaaaaatttaaccAGCCAATCCAGCGGTGATCCGGAAACGACGTACTGACGCTAAAGATGGCGTCAGATTCAAACGGCTTTGGGGTTAGTGCGACAGTAAGTGTTAATAACAGCGTTTTAAACGTTTTCTTTCTAAATTCGTGTTTGGATAAGATGACACTGAGCTTCGCATACTGATTAAAGTCGGTTGTGAAGCTAAAATACAGCTCCAATGTTGGTAATTTTAAGTACGCGTCTTTTTTCGGGATTGTCTATCGAACGAGAACAAAGCTTCATTCACAAATAATGGAGTTTGTCGGTGACTCGATGGCTGGCAAGTGTCAGAGAAGTAAGTGAAAAGTTAACAATTTGGTTAGGATGAAGAGAGTATTTGAAATAATTCGGCACATATGTAAGCCAAAAAGActtatttaaaatgataaaaatcccAACAGGAACCACTTGACAAGTATTCATAGCACTTGAGGATGTACGTAGAGATTTAAGTTATAAAGTTTTTGGGTTCTGTTAGTGATCACCTGGTCCGTTTATTCATCACTAGTCGTAAATGTTTTTGTAGAACTTGTATAAGCTTTATTATTTGTAGGTAATAATTAACTTGGACAATTTGTAAACAGAGCTCGCTGTAATTTCGTGTGCGTCTGCTGGCAGGGCAACAGCAGCGTCTGAGCAACCAAAAGAGTCTCCGGGGTCACAAAGAGGAAATCTGACAGCTTCAGGCGTGACGATAACAGACATTTAAATGCAATTCCAGGGTCACTGAACTCAGATATGCAGACAGAAACAGCAAAGAGGAGGAGACAACCTGACCGAAGCGAGAACGGGGAGAGGCGAGCAGAGCCCCGGGATATTGAAAAGAGACCCGCGGGCAGCAGAGCCCAGGGCTCCGGGGAGGACAAGGCAAGGTGGGTGCAGAAATGTTGGGACAAAAAGGAAATACTGTGACCACAAGGCAAATTTTAAGGTCTAATTGGgcttaaaaatgtaaactttgGATGATAAAAGaattaaatgtctgttttttcttttgttttaagatTTAAACTAAAATAAGAGCCAAAGGGGAACAGTCTAGTGGGGGGGGGGATTAAAAGCATACtttgacatatttttaaaaaaacaggtcAAAAAGGCTAATATATAAGAAGTTATAATTTTGACTTAATTATAAATGCTAAAATTAAGATCTTTTATGAGTGGTATAAATGAGTCGTAAAAATGTGGGGAAATGAGTCACAGACATAAtgaactttaaaataaaattagattCTGTGAATTTTgagacaaaaagtcaaaagataaggtgaaaattaaacaaaaatgtagAATTTTGTTTAGAAGAATCTGAAGAAACTGGACAGAAGGCTGATTAAACACAATTTCGTGTTTGAACGTGTCCACAGCATCagctaaatgtaaaaataatgaaattttttttaaaaaaatcacatttctgAGGTTA
The sequence above is a segment of the Oreochromis aureus strain Israel breed Guangdong linkage group 3, ZZ_aureus, whole genome shotgun sequence genome. Coding sequences within it:
- the wdr55 gene encoding WD repeat-containing protein 55 → MAATTEHVEVATESSETEQKEAPETTQDPETSDSEPAGSEPDPDPDEDEDEDAGEPQGPRIRDTPMDLRLEAIANTVALHPTRDVLACGDVDGDVYAFSYSCTEGENRELWSSGHHLKSCRQVRFTADGEKLYSVSRDKAVHQLDVERGQLVTRIRGAHGAPINSLLLVDENVVATGDDGGTLKVWDMRKGTAIMDLKHHEDYISDITVDQAKRILLTASGDGTMGVFNIKRRRFELLSEYQSGDLTSVALMKRGKKVVCGSSEGTIYIFNWNGFGATSDRFALKAESIDQILPITDSIMCTASIDGYIRAVNLLPNRVIGCIGQHVGEPIEELAKSWDSRFLVSCAHDQLIKFWDISSLPNTTVNEYRKRKKKSGRMKSLTKKAHGDNDFFSGLVEETEKKEGEEQEEEEDDSDSDSDSD